The following proteins are encoded in a genomic region of Magnolia sinica isolate HGM2019 chromosome 1, MsV1, whole genome shotgun sequence:
- the LOC131258181 gene encoding histidine-containing phosphotransfer protein 4-like has translation MSFLSIAKMENHHLQRQITYMKKLLFEQGFLDEQFIQLEELQDDVNPNFVEEVVTLFFKDSVRLIFNIESALEKSPLDFNKLDTYMHQFKGSSSSIGAHKVKNECSLFREFCEQRNGEGCVRTFQQVKKEHAVLRKKLEAYFQLLRQAGPVETATWPK, from the exons ATGTCATTTCTTTCAATTGCAAAGATGGAGAACCATCATCTGCAACGCCAGATTACCTACATGAAAAAGCTCCTTTTTGAACAG GGATTCTTGGATGAGCAATTTATTCAGTTGGAGGAGTTGCAGGACGATGTAAACCCAAATTTCGTCGAGGAAGTTGTAACATTGTTCTTCAAGGACTCTGTTAGACTGATCTTTAACATAGAGTCGGCACT GGAGAAGAGCCCACTTGATTTCAACAAGCTAgacacctacatgcatcaattcAAAGGTAGCAGTTCAAG CATTGGAGCTCACAAAGTGAAGAATGAATGTTCTCTCTTCAGGGAATTTTGCGAGCAAAGGAATGGGGAAGG ATGTGTGAGAACTTTCCAGCAGGTGAAAAAGGAACATGCTGTCCTGAGAAAGAAGCTCGAGGCTTATTTTCAG TTACTAAGACAAGCCGGGCCCGTAGAAACTGCAACTTGGCCGAAGTAA
- the LOC131258185 gene encoding uncharacterized protein LOC131258185, translating to MPKKSSGWKGKSARKPLSEITNNGTRAKSSNPRNKISSTEEEKTEDGSLDRLLLAHSHLSNLTQQIDELVAQACKLRPTCKIGSHEIESFTHVLSEMHSSLKPWLLRFQQALSSPLESNNQLEQSLETETVSAANEEKCDVTNIPEEPDLGSLISPSPLVSWRGGCRIENGRQLFLLTPLPRSKVLSSRLPGSSRSVLEKVPNMDAPSRTLSLPPLSTTSGISHDDLLEKVEVKSIPEKSKSVVEEPETTMSCRFVSPPKIANHNSRDHSMYLMTPLMKMSPPKTCMLLEPIPEPSQQQNNGIPKLTPLAVRLKKCNNSLTSETSSGQVSDGLGSKYPRLFGIQLSHKPAVRREEMETSLDWFLSPLKTCVLMETPNEKLTTNPVGIDLSSAESELDVEPSHLVCAQDKKVLGGCQPTKQSYNHGLSTATFAAPESTPLWKDIESTVQKGKQPGENTLKRELWTKFESVSTNVLRYDVSLFQEKKSKGFLDRLEEVSCEDTGLESKGLR from the exons atgccgAAGAAGAGCAGTGGTTGGAAAGGGAAGTCCGCAAGGAAGCCGCTTTCAGAGATTACCAACAACGGCACACGAGcaaaatcatcaaatccaagaaACAAAATCTCAtcaacagaagaagaaaaaacagaaGACGGATCTCTCGATCGCCTTCTCCTTGCTCATTCTCACCTATCCAATCTCACTCAACAG ATTGATGAACTGGTTGCTCAAGCCTGCAAACTTAGGCCAACATGTAAAATTGGGAGCCATGAAATTGAGTCCTTCACACATGTATTATCCGAAATGCATTCATCACTGAAG CCATGGCTTCTAAGATTTCAACAAGCACTCTCAAGTCCGTTGGAGTCCAACAATCAGTTGGAACAATCTTTAGAGACCGAAACTGTTTCTGCtgcaaatgaagaaaaatgtgaTGTTACTAACATTCCAGAAGAACCTGACCTGGGCTCACTAATCTCTCCTTCACCCCTTGTGTCTTGGCGTGGTGGGTGTAGAATTGAGAATGGAAGACAGCTGTTTCTGCTCACACCACTGCCAAGATCGAAAGTACTATCATCAAGGCTTCCTGGCTCATCTAGATCAGTATTAGAAAAAGTTCCTAACATGGATGCCCCCTCTCGTACACTTTCATTGCCTCCACTCTCGACCACTTCTGGGATTTCTCATGATGATTTGTTGGAAAAGGTAGAGGTAAAATCAATACCAGAAAAATCCAAGTCTGTTGTTGAAGAACCAGAAACTACAATGAGCTGCAGGTTTGTTTCTCCACCAAAAATTGCAAATCATAATAGCAGAGATCACTCAATGTATCTTATGACTCCACTCATGAAAATGTCGCCACCAAAGACATGCATGCTACTTGAACCAATTCCTGAGCCCTCTCAGCAACAGAATAATGGCATCCCCAAGTTGACGCCATTGGCTGTTAGGCTTAAAAAATGCAACAATTCCTTGACTTCAGAAACCTCAAGTGGCCAAGTTTCAGATGGTTTGGGATCCAAGTATCCCAGACTCTTTGGGATACAGTTGTCTCATAAGCCAGCTGttagaagggaagaaatggaaacaTCTCTGGACTGGTTTTTATCACCCCTGAAGACTTGTGTTCTGATGGAGACACCCAATGAGAAGTTAACAACAAACCCAGTGGGTATTGACTTATCCAGTGCTGAATCTGAACTGGATGTAGAACCGTCGCATTTGGTTTGTGCACAAGACAAGAAAGTTCTTGGTGGATGTCAACCAACCAAACAGTCTTACAACCATG GACTTTCCACTGCAACCTTTGCAGCTCCTGAGAGCACTCCTCTGTGGAAGGACATTGAAAGCACTGTCCAAAAAGGTAAGCAGCCTGGTGAAAACACACTTAAGAGGGAATTGTGGACTAAATTTGAATCGGTATCCACAAATGTCTTGCGGTACGATGTCTCCCTCTTCCAAGAGAAGAAAAGCAAAGGATTTCTTGACCGGCTCGAAGAGGTCTCTTGCGAAGACACGGGTTTGGAGTCCAAAGGTTTAAGATGA